A region of the Ranitomeya imitator isolate aRanImi1 chromosome 5, aRanImi1.pri, whole genome shotgun sequence genome:
CTATAGTCCTTCATCTTGAATCCATCCTTCCTTCCTAAAGTTGTGTTCGATTTCTACTGGTTTCAAGAAATcgtcctcccctccttctgccaATATCCAGCCAATCCAAAAGAGGAGGAATTCCATACCCTCGATGTTCAGCGTACCATCCTATACTACCTAGAACAAGCCAGTCCTTGGAGAATTGACCAAAATCTGTACATCCATCGGGTCTGAATAAAGGGAGAAAGGTGGCCAAAAGCACCATCTCGAGTTGGATCAAAAAGGCTATATCTGagacggtaattcggtttctaggaaccttcttcGACAGCACTAATTCCCTCCCTATGATCCTTGGAGTATTCCAAGGAGCTTAAAGGTAACCAGCGCTATGGTGTTCATTTATAAACCACTGGCGAGTAGGTCCCGAGGCCACAGCTGGTGACGGGAGCAGAACTGAGGAGGAGGGCCGAACCCACAACCACTACTGCCCGATTTAAGTAAAAACGGTACGCTGCAGTCACCGGCCCTACAGCATACGTCAACCTCTctgtgccccatgggggacaggaaagacactggcgagtaggaggggcttttaacctctGTGTGCTTCCTGTCACCCTTCAGGGTgtggagacaacctcctatgctGTTGTGGAAGACTCCTAGAAATTACCAGTAAGTCTGAttctattttctttttttcaaacaaaactATGACTAAATAAAATGAAAACGGGCATATTAACCACCGCATCGTGCTACAGCGCAGGCTTCAGCCTgatgaatgtgaatttttttttttttcaaaccgtattatatgcagtatgtaaaataagggtcaggtcactgagggatcagtgacctgtcataagccatacagatgcatatgtaagcatATCACCACATAAGGCCCCCCACACACAGGCCACCCCAGAGCATGAgagtctcattaactgaaaactgcaattaAATGACCAGAAGATGAATTTCATCTACTAAGGTGTTATTTTAATCAGtagaacggcaccaacctgacactgtaggttactgagcacaatccagcTGACAGGTTCACGTTAAATCCATGGGGAAAGTGTCTGCTGCTCTGCCCTTTAATATCCAGAATAAAATCAAGACACATTTTTGCAATACAACCTGGTACATATAAAGGGAGATGCTTGATGACCTGCCCATATAACCTACCTAATGCGCTTTGAAATTCTAAAACTTGCAGGAAGCCATAGACACTCTCCTCCCTCCTTGTTGCCTCGTTGGTTTTCCTTTTCTTTATCCTCTTTGTTGTTACAcatctttttttacattttcaaataccatattttttggactatattaTTCACTTTTCCCCAAaacaatttgggaggaaaatgggggtttgTCTTATAGTGTGAGCACAGGCTTACCAGGGGGTTGCGGCACAGGTGTGGCGATGCTGCAGCGGTGGATGGTGCAGAGTGtacctgagcagggtcccatctTCAGGATGCGAGCGGCAGAAATGTGGCGGCGCCGCGGCCCAGTGTCCACGGTGAGctgagtgcatcaccggtttccctgcggccatcttcctgaagccgtgagCCGCTGTAGGCTTCAGTAAAATGGCCATTGGAGACCGTACGTGCCCAGATTGAAATTTCGGCggcactctgcttcaggaaaatggctgcaggaaaaccggtgatgcactctgcTCACTGTGGACATCGGGCTGTGGCACTGCCACACTTCTGCCTCAGGCAtactgaagaagggaccctgctcaagtGCACAACGCACCGCCCACCActgcagcatcgccacacctctgccgccgccggcATCTTGAGGATGGGaccctgctccagctctgcctcacCGTCGACACCGGACCCGCGGAATCGCACCCCCGGGAATGCAGCATTACCCCACTTCTGCTGGCTTCCTGATGAAGGGACCTTGCATTCTGTGACCACCGCTGTACCACCGCCagctctcaggtaagataccttaaattcagacaataagacagaaaaaaagatttttataaaatAGTAGTCTATTTtctaccccaaaatttggggtgcgtcttatagtccgaaaaatacggtaagttgtTTACAATAGTTGAATGTGGTTTGTGCATTCAGTATTCATTGTACAAACGTTTTATGAAATTCTCTGAACAATCCAAATGTGGGTTGCCAGGTTGTCTGTCTTTTGTTGATTATAACTTAAAACTtcaataaaaccattaaaaaaaaccctgcaagtgtacctagaagaattgttgatttgatgctgttttgaaggtaaaGGACGGTCACatgaaatattgatttgatttctaTTGTTTGTTCACTTTGTTTTTCTCAATTAACAAAATACaagcacttttttttaattttttaaatcctttttaattTGCAGTATTTTTCTAGAATTTCCTAAATCTTTGCACACTATTGTTCATATTGTAATTCTTACAAGATTAAATAAATCACTTTTTTATCTACCTTTTTAGATGTGCTGCCTCTTCCATCTTCCCATTGTAAATCTTTCTAAAGGCATTTTATTAGAAAGACTGAGAAGTGTTAACAATTGAGTATCACAGCCGCCTAAGACACTGGATTTTACTTGGGTGTTAACACAACTCTGCtagtctggcttttttttttttttagatgatcatGTACTAGTACATTTGTGTACGTATGTCTAAATACTGTGTTTCTATCACAGGAAGGGTGGTAGCTGCAGGTACTCCTCTTTGCAGCCAGAATCATCCACATCTTCTAGCAGTAATTCAAAAAAACCAGATGGTGGAACACCGTCTATTCTGGAACAGCCTCACTAAAAGCTGGTGAGAAAATTCTCTCAACTGAAAGGAGGTTGTTTGTGGTTTGACGAAGCAACGTTCTTAAGGCTCGAATACCGCACTAATTATGATAACACCCAGCTTTCGAAAATGGTCTGGAACTGTAAATTGAAATGctgctttttatttttaaaagCAAGAACAACACTTTTGTAGCATCAGTTCACACTAGTTGATAGACGAAACCTTGACCGAAGGGCCTCCACCTCTATCAAACTACAACGCACAGATACAGCAGATTGGTTTTATTTAATATATTTGAAGCAGACCCTTCAGGTAGAAGCCAAAGCAGAcaatccatcttaaccacatgacaCGTCTCTCACAGGTTGTGTACCCAAAATTTAGTTGTTGACCATCTTGGTATAGCTGGTTTCATTCTTCTGCATTTCACTGTCCTAACTAAAACTATGCATGGGCTGGCCTTGGGTCTCCTGACTCTTAACTTGGTAACATCATaggcatatacagttgtgtgaaagtgtttgcccctttcctgatttcctattattttgcatgtttgtcacacttaaatgttttggatcaccaaacaaatttaaatattatacaaagataacacaagtacacAAAATGCAGGTgtttattaaggaaaaaagaaatccaaatctacagggccCTGTATTAAAAAGCTGTTGCCATCCCCATAAAATATAAACCAGTTAAATTATATTTTTGCAAAGCAGTGtttaaattccctagccacacccaggcctgattactgccacacttgttctcaatcaagaaatcacttaaacagAACCTGCCTAACAAAGTGAAAGAACAAAATAGGCTGCTTTGTTTTTAATATAAAGAAATATTAaacgttatatttttatatatatatatattactccaTTTGCATTTGATAGTGAATACAAATTAATAATTGTGGATACTTTTGAATATTAGTATATTGTGAAATAGTTTGAAAAGACGGAATAATGGCTATGCACATTagatggctaaggctactttcacactggcggttttttttaatacgtcgcaatgcgtcgtttaggggaaaaatgcatcctgcaaagttgtttggaggatgcgtttttgccccatagagtaacattaccgacgcattgcgacgtattgacacacgtcgcaaccgtcgtgcgacggttgcgccgtgttgtggtggaccgccgggagcaaaaaacgttaaatgtaacgttttttgctgccgacggaccgctttttccgaccgcgcatgcgtggccggaactccgcccccacctccctgcacctcacaatggggcagcggatgcgccggataaatgcatccgttgtgcggcgcataaaacgctagcgtcggaatctcggcccgacgcaatgcgacgggccaaatccgacactagtgtgaaagtagccttacagtttAGCCTACATCCCACCCACACCCATGTACATGCAACCATGGATGTTCTGAGCAGGCATATGTTCTGAATTTTGAGGGGTTTAAGCTTTGGGTGAGAGAACACCCCTCCCAATAAACATTAGTTTGTTGTCCGGACACGCCGAAACTGGCATGTGCGGCTGCCTTATGAGTTCCACCTTTACAAGCACGTAGAGGCTCCAGTGTCTCCATTGCTGTAATCTATTTTTTGGCAATTTGGCCTTGATACAGAGACGGCGACCAAGTACTCATTTTACTTATCTGTTTCAATAAAGTTAGGTACTATGTGAACATTGATGCAGATGACTAGGATGAACTTCCATAGTATTAGAAGAAAGTTGAACATTGGAGCAGAGTCATTTCTTCAGTGCTCTGTCACCTGTATCAAGCCCAAAGATGAGAAATATCTTAGTGTGACAAatatgcagcagtccttttttcaTAATTCTGTATATTAAATGATTGGTTATTTATTGGGTATTGTGTCATATTTTCTCAGGAGTGAATACGCGCGAGTACTTTTCACGACTGTGAGGTCAGTTCCATTCCATTTGCATCCACTGGAAGACGGTGATGGGTCTGTACTTGTATGTGATCCATTGACTGCATCTGGTCTGACTTTGGAAACCGTTTATGAGCGGTTTCATTCTGCTTCGCTGAGCCTTTGTGAGCTCCTGGGACATTACTTGAGTGGAGAAAAGCCCACTGGCTTGTTAGAAACAGAGGAGATCCTTCCAGTGGGAGCCGTACTTACTGGACTGGGAAAACTCGTATTAAGCAAAGATGGGGTAATTGCTTTACAACCTCCAGAAAAAGGATGTGAATATTTCTTATCCCTTTGGGGATATGAGGATATATTACATGAACAAGAATCCATAGCATGTCTTTGGAGAGAAGGGGCTTTGTTGTGCGGAGCTCTGGGGGTTCTTCTCCTCTGCATTGCATTTTATCGGGCCTATCAAAGACACCAAGAGAAAAGCAGAAGAAATGATGACGTGCAATTGGATTCTCCCTTACCTGAAGATGAGTCATCACCTGAAAGACTATGTGTAATCTGCATTTCAAGATTACGGAATTGTGTATTCTTGACTTGTGGACATGTGTGCTGCTGCTTTCTGTGTTATCAGGCTCTGCCAAATCAACTGTGCCCAATTTGTAGGTGTCCTATACAAAGGGTAGTACCTCTGTACTAAAATGGAACATGGCAGATCCACTACAGAGTTTGAGTTGAGCTCAGTTGTTTCTAAAAGAAAAAGAGGGCCCAAAGTTATCCAGGTCTTTAGAATTGATGACTGATGTGGATCATTATGAATATAATAAATAGTCTCTAAGCCACAAAGAAATGTGAATAGTATCACCAGTGTTAAAACATATAATCCATTATACGGAGGAGTTGAGCCAGATTATAGAGCCTTTATTAGCATAAATGTCCAATTTGGAGGTGCTCCGCAAATATCGACATGTAGATATAAATGATTCAGAaaaaagtatgcggcactcaccatggCAGCTTGAATGACAAGTCCTTTATTTCATGACTATTAAATCTGATGGTAAGGGGCATTAGTGGGCAGAGGCATGCAAGGAGAGAACCATCATCCTCTCCTCCCTGCATGCTGATGCACCTTACCATTGAAGATGATCacgaaataaaggacttttcacTCAAGCCACCATGGTGAGTGccgtatatataatatattataattttttttttctggatcatTTATGAATATAATTGCTGCTATCTGACCCTTTATGTTGAAAAGCAAATTCAATAGGATGACGTTATTTGGGAATGGTTAAGGGAAtgttttgtgtgtgtatatttattttTCATCTGTGCAAAATAGAATAGGTGTGACCATATTATGATCATTAGGCGTTTTTGGCTAATGGAGGGCAGCAAACCCTGTGCCCTGTTCTACCCTCTATATTCTAGAAGCATACAGTGGCATATGCCGCATATTCACTGATTGCAGAAAGTATAGGGCTCAGACGCAATGGGCCTTATTTGTCAAGCTAAGTGTGCCCGTTTCTGGTGCAATTtgtaaaaaaacgggaaaaaaaaaacaaacccctttTTTAATGACTTGCACCATATTATTGATGTACCGTAATTTAGATGCCATTTACAACTTGTCCAACTAGTTGGCGTGAGCTTGCTGGAACAGGGGTATGGCTTAATATGCAACTGATTGTTGCTAACAATTGTTGCTCACATTTCTAGCATAAAGTAGTAGGTGTTTTAAATTTGGCTAGACCGTATTAAAATTAGACAGATTTATCAAATCGCTGATAAAGTTGACATATTTTAAGATTTTCCAGTCTTAGTTTGCATGGTATAAGAATTAGTGTGTTGTTAAATATGCCCCAATGTACACAAATTAGTATGTTTGATCTAATGTTTCAGTGCAAATGCTTTGTTCACACCCGCAATTTAGTTTGCTTTTTTCTGTAGCCCCTGAGATGTAGATCGTTTTCCGCTGTGCTATTTTAAGCC
Encoded here:
- the LOC138638003 gene encoding mitochondrial ubiquitin ligase activator of nfkb 1-A-like isoform X1 encodes the protein MELCALDTVCAGCSLALAGGLYYLYRRQRAAVRRIQTAARLQVGAELRTLLEAGRELGYVVLQGRVVAAGTPLCSQNHPHLLAVIQKNQMVEHRLFWNSLTKSWSEYARVLFTTVRSVPFHLHPLEDGDGSVLVCDPLTASGLTLETVYERFHSASLSLCELLGHYLSGEKPTGLLETEEILPVGAVLTGLGKLVLSKDGVIALQPPEKGCEYFLSLWGYEDILHEQESIACLWREGALLCGALGVLLLCIAFYRAYQRHQEKSRRNDDVQLDSPLPEDESSPERLCVICISRLRNCVFLTCGHVCCCFLCYQALPNQLCPICRCPIQRVVPLY